In Lutra lutra chromosome 6, mLutLut1.2, whole genome shotgun sequence, the following are encoded in one genomic region:
- the SAYSD1 gene encoding SAYSvFN domain-containing protein 1 isoform X1: MEQRLAEFRAARKRAGLAAEPSTSSASAQTSGEKAEAAATPKAAPGWLKRFLVWKPRPASIQVQPSLVQEAAWPGTSTSQPPQNTAIPLPAPRDQFFLTNVTFLKVLLWLVLLGLFVELEFGLAYFVLSLFYWMYVGTRGPEEKREGEKSAYSVFNPGCEAIQGTLTAEQFERELQFRPLEGR, encoded by the exons ATGGAACAGCGGTTAGCAGAGTTCCGGGCGGCCAGGAAACGGGCCGGGCTGGCGGCCGAACCTAGCACTTCGAGCGCAAGTGCACAAACCTCAGGAGAGAAGGCGGAAGCAGCTGCAACTCCAAAGGCAGCCCCAGGCTGGCTAAAACGGTTCCTGGTGTGGAAACCGAGGCCTGCGAGTATCCAGGTCCAGCCCAGCCTCGTTCAG GAAGCGGCTTGGCCTGGGACCAGCACATCACAGCCACCACAGAATACAGCCATTCCTCTGCCAGCACCCCGGGACCAGTTTTTTCTGACCAATGTCACCTTCCTGAAGGTTCTTCTCTGGTTGGTCCTGCTGGGACTGTTTGTGGAACTGGAATTTGGCCTGGCCTATTTTGTCCTGTCCTTGTTCTACTGGATGTATGTCGGGACACGAGGCcctgaagagaagagagagggagagaagagtgcCTACTCTGTATTCAACCCAGGCTGCGAAGCCATCCAGGGCACCCTGACTGCAGAGCAGTTTGAACGCGAGTTACAGTTCAGACCCCTGGAGGGGAGATAG
- the SAYSD1 gene encoding SAYSvFN domain-containing protein 1 isoform X2 translates to MEQRLAEFRAARKRAGLAAEPSTSSASAQTSGEKAEAAATPKAAPGWLKRFLVWKPRPEAAWPGTSTSQPPQNTAIPLPAPRDQFFLTNVTFLKVLLWLVLLGLFVELEFGLAYFVLSLFYWMYVGTRGPEEKREGEKSAYSVFNPGCEAIQGTLTAEQFERELQFRPLEGR, encoded by the exons ATGGAACAGCGGTTAGCAGAGTTCCGGGCGGCCAGGAAACGGGCCGGGCTGGCGGCCGAACCTAGCACTTCGAGCGCAAGTGCACAAACCTCAGGAGAGAAGGCGGAAGCAGCTGCAACTCCAAAGGCAGCCCCAGGCTGGCTAAAACGGTTCCTGGTGTGGAAACCGAGGCCT GAAGCGGCTTGGCCTGGGACCAGCACATCACAGCCACCACAGAATACAGCCATTCCTCTGCCAGCACCCCGGGACCAGTTTTTTCTGACCAATGTCACCTTCCTGAAGGTTCTTCTCTGGTTGGTCCTGCTGGGACTGTTTGTGGAACTGGAATTTGGCCTGGCCTATTTTGTCCTGTCCTTGTTCTACTGGATGTATGTCGGGACACGAGGCcctgaagagaagagagagggagagaagagtgcCTACTCTGTATTCAACCCAGGCTGCGAAGCCATCCAGGGCACCCTGACTGCAGAGCAGTTTGAACGCGAGTTACAGTTCAGACCCCTGGAGGGGAGATAG